ATCATACCTAAATCCCTGAAAAAGATCATCCACCAATCAGGATTTTCTCTTAGACACTGAGCTGAATTCAGTACATTTCTCAAGGTACATTAGGTACGACACGGCTGCGTAAGAATAAACCTTCTCATTCTCCTTTATTTTCTTCCTTTATACTATCGCATATTGCGTTTAAAATGGTAGACAGTTAATGCACGGCGACAACCCTGGTTCTTCACCTCGGCAGAAACCACCAAGCTTAATCCCGATCACGATAATGAACGCTCTTTTACCCTTTTGCAAAGACACGCTCGGTATTCGCCGTATATCCTTATATAacgaacaataattatttttaccCGTGTCAAAGCGTCGCTACAACGGGACGGACTTTTGATTCCCGTTGTCCTGTGCCCACAAACAGCTTAATGCTACGACGCATGAAACATTTAAACAAATGCAGCAAGAAAGCTGTTGATCACACCCAAGACCCTGCAGGTTTTGCGTTTCTAGCTGGGAGACGCGTCTTCCGGACGCCGTCGATCTTCGCGTTTCCTTGAAGCGACTGGAGCCACAGCCGCACAATTTGCCTTCAATGCTGATTTTAGCTCTCGAGTCGAGTAACTATCTCCCGTTAATAAAGCGATCCCCGACTAAAGGCGTCAGCAAGGGTTCGGGGATATAGGCTGTTATTTTAATATCTGAAAACAAAGGCGCTGCTCGTAACTGACAAAGGAAGTCATatcaaatattaaatattgcTTGATGCTGAATTCAGATATTTGCTTTGTGTAAGCCATATATAAATACTACATTTTATATTGATGAACATATATGATCAATTCGCTGCACTACGTATAAATGGACCTTCGTTTCTAAACTCTAATTGCAGTCCAGCTTCACGAATAAAACCAGCCCGAATCCTTATGTAAATTCATTGCCGCTCATAAAAAACGACACAAACCTAAACTATATCCAGGATGTCTAAAATTGGTTTCCTTTATCATGCAACATGATTATGGATTTCTAACTGTAAGACGCTGTTATATATACTGGGTAGCAAAAAAATGCCTCATCCGTCAAAGCAGTAAGACATTGTAAGTACGAGGTAGCTATGCGCGGACGGCAATTTGTTCCACATTTATAGGCCAATGGAATCAAAACGGCGGTGAGGATATTAATTAAATCCATACCTGTTGATTTCCCCCTTTTTGTCTCCCTGGCGGTTATCTATAATGCAGAAGTCACTTTTGCTGTATAAAAATTGCTGGCTTTTGCTGCCTGGTCTTTTTTTCCCACCGTGAATATACAGTAAATGGCAAGGTGTGCGCATGCGCACTGCTCCTATTCGCGATCCGAGCCGCAGCAGCGAGGACTCTGCCGGTAACATCTGCTCAGCGGGGGCAACGACAGCCTCACATCTTCCCCATCAATTATACAGCCCCGGCCATGTGTCACTTGTCCGGTCATTTTCCCGTGGACGCCGCGCCAAATGAGGTCAATTAATTTTGATATCCAGTCCTGAACGCGGCGGAACGGTGCGGATGCAAAGCCACGGCGCTTTTGGGGAGGAATGATGTTGGGCTGCTTACAAAATGAAGGGGGCGCTCAGCTGTATGAAATTGGCCGATTTGATTCATTCATGCATCGCAATAGTTTATCCCTCGATGGTCCATCTTAAAATATGTTTGCACCGTATAATTAGCACCAGTCTCCCTTAGATCACCTGTATTGGAAGAGAATCATATTACACACGATGTAATGTGGCTCGCAAACAAGTAACGGCTATTGGGCCCATTTTAAagaattataattaaaaaatgtagaGGCTGCCCTGCTTTAAACCAGTTTAAGGAGCGTTTACCGCAGTGAAAAGGGTACAGAGCAAAAAATATAGCACAATGAGATCTTTAAATACCGCGGATTGTCACAAACGTTATAAACGTGTATTCGTGTGCGGCTGTACAACCATAACGGCCAATATCCACATATATTGTCATATTATGAACGACATAAGCCAACATGCCCAGTGCTTACCAGCCTGCCTTATACCATTAGCTGTGACATGCTTTTTGGTTACATTTCCATCGATGAAAGGGACTTTAATCAAATATTCTGAGGAACAATAACAGTGTCTGTAACTTAGAAAATGCGGACTGCTTGGTTAAGGGCTGGCATAGGCAAATGCAGCGTTAAGAGAATTACATtgaaatataaaagaaaaaaaagattatgaACACGATTATGTAGTCTGACAAATTACAAAGATAACTTCATAACATTATCTGAAACTTAATACGTATAGACCTAGATCGATTAATTCAGAGTATAGACAGAATCCCTGGGACATGAACTCAAATTAGTTTTCACCCGCTTAAATACAAATGCAATGGAATATAATCGTCTTACACACCTAATGGCCATTATTACGTCTTCCACTATATAAAAGGGTCTAGCAATACGGTCCATCAAACGACAAATTATTAAATTCATTCAAGGCACATTACTTTACACAAACCATTTTCTTACGAGTACTTCTTGTGGTCTTATGATAACAGATTGATGAAATTAATGAAAACCACAGTCCAAATCAGGCTGAAAAGTTTCAGTCTCCTTATAATAAAAATGTGCTTAACGGGAATATTGAGGGCTGTTCAGCGCACTTCAAGACATGTCACACCAGAAATGACCACTTGGTAAGATGCAGAACACCAGTCTTGGGTAATAACTTACAGAAAAGTGTTACATTGAAAATAAAAAGTTCACATGCATAGATGGTCATGTTTCAGAAAGAAGGAAGGAGGAGCCAGGTAAAGAGGAAGCGAGAAATAGCACAGAAAATCAAGTGTAGTCAGGAAAATACATTCGTCATTACGTTTAGTATAAGCAAAGTTCATGAACATCTGCACTTCTGAAGCACAACGCCCCTCCAAGCCGCCGCGTCAATGTCTGCTCAAATGAGGAAAAATCCTTTTTCTCCCCCGACGAGAAGCATTTTCGTTTTCAAttcgggaaaaaaaaatcgTAGATTTGTGTGGTTTGAGAGCGATCGCACGGGTCCCCTTCTGATCCCCGTAGATGTGCGGGCGAAGAGAGTTCAGTCATTGCATCTGATCACTGCATGTGATCGAGCGTCCCCGCATCGCACGGGCTACCTGCAGCACGCAGGATCTCCGCAGAAAATACCCACAGGCCTCACAAGCCTCCGCTCCTCGACCGGGCGTACCAGCCCAAGCAAGCGCAGAAGCCCACCACCGTGATCGCCATGCCCAGTAGGATAGCCAGGGCGTCTCCGGCGTCCAGCGCCTCGGCACCGGGGATAGAGGACAGAAGGAGCAGAGCCAGCGCCAGGAAGCCTCCGCAGATTCCGGAGAAAGAAGCCATGTTGCTGCACGGAGGAGATCAGATGATGTTTCGTGACGGCGTGTCAGATGATCAGGGCGCATTTCCTGCTCTGACTTTCGGACCAATAGCGCCACTGACGCCACATGCTGAAACATTCAGTGCTTTAATCTTTCTAGGCGCTGCACGTTTCTAACCGCCGAAATGCATGTTTCTTAAAGAAACTATTTTTCAGCATTCATACGTCATTTGTAAACAGTATCGCTACATAAAAGCATCTTTAACACCCAATCTCCAGGTGAAAGTATTTCACATTCAATTAATATTAACTTAATTGTCCCATAAAACAGACTAAACTGACACTAAACAGATACCAGTATAACCTGCAGTCCTGGGGGATCATTGGACATTTGTGTTGTAAGGAAATATAGTAATCAATCTGAAcagagatttttctttttttctcagcAGTACAGTATTGAGTGAAAAGTACTGCAATTCTGACCAAAATCTTTGGTAAAACCTGGGCAAATATAATGTATTTGTTGTCATTGTACAGGTAGCAAGTACAATAAAGTTTGTatcacttttgtttttttttggattaaggaccttgctcaagggtaaTATCATTACCAGGAATGGGGtacaaaccagcaaccttctggacaCAGGCTGCTAACCCACAGAGCCTCACACCAACCACAATCCACACACTCGTCAGTACAGAATGGTGGGGGCTTTAATTCGAAGGGCCCCATCAATGAGGAACAATAAGATGGCCATTGAGAACATGCATCCCGCATTGCACTCTAGCATAATTTGTGCTGtgaagtatttttaaaattcatttatttgtaatttgaatGGATACATCATTGGAGTGCTTTTTGCAACACCGTTGAGAGTGAAGTTGGGGTTTAAGCACAGTGTCAGGCCACCTATTCAGCACCCTTGGTGCACTTTGGGTGtgttgaaccggtgaccttccgatTGCAGGCACCTGACCCCTTCAGCCACCCCACCCCATATACTCTCCTTGTTTGAAAGTTCCCCCCCGGTTCTAAGGTTATTTTAAGTTCACAGTGCCCTACAGATTGTTCTGTTCGATCAAACCTCGTTCGTTCAGACCACGGTCTTGGCAGCGCCCACGACGATTCCCTGCTGCAATATAATTGGACCGGAGTCAAAACATGGAAACTTAAATACTGACCTTGTACTACAGACAGATTGTCACCCAGTCTGGTACTTCACGGGGTCCTGTGTGCACGTGTCAGATTAATAAGCAGCGCCAGGGGTGCAGGGGCGCTGGTCCCATTATGTGAGATTAATGGTGTGGGCCCACCTCACTCGACAGGCACGTGTGCCTCTGCTGGTCCCATTCGAACTGGGCCTGCTGTACAGTGTCGCTTGGAGCAGCGTCAGAGCCAGGGGGAAGCCAACCCTGACCAGGCAAATAGATTATACACCCTGAACGAATGAGTAAATAAGATTTTCATTGTAGCAACTGGACACTAGAAATGTTTAATGTATATGTTGATCGTTGCACACATATATTATATCATGTATGGCTACCAAGGGCTATCAGTTGTTTTTACCATTTTAAAGACCCCTTGTAATGATGTATTGATGACAGtgagtaataaaataaattggtTATCATATGGTTACTACCTTGTTCATATCCAACAAATGTCATGCTGACATGGATGCACCTTAATGATGTCACTGACTCATTTCAGGCTCAGTATCTTATTCAAAGTTACAGTGGTTTAATGTCTTTTGAATTTTGAGCATGGAACCATAGCAACGATTGTCCTGTTCCTGCTACCCAAAGCCTTTTATCTGACAATGGGTTATAATGCATTTCTGCAAGTATCACCTAAAATAAACAATTTTCTTAGGAGAATTTTGCTTCGGGGGCAAAGTAGGCTGATCGATCTGAGTAAGTATTTTCAAACTGGTGATGACTAATTTTCTTGTCCCAAGTGTGGTGACCAACTTTGAAACCCAATTACTTTCATGAATTATAGTGACAGAATCATTTACCAAGTCTAAATAATACGAAAACATGCCTTCTAAAGATTAATTATCTGTTGGAATTACTTTGGTGAAAGCTTGAGGAGACGGGGTGTTTCAAAACCGTCGGGGTCTTGGGAACATCAATAATGATGTCCTGGAATAGCTTTTTGTAGTGCTGCCCAGATTATCGAAACCCCAGTAGCCTGACAGGAtagaaatacattttgtttagCATTTTTTGAAAATCCATTTAAAGCTGAAAAGCGGTGCATTGTGCTTCAGATTACACAGTACAGCACTGACAGAAAGCATTTATTAGTTAAAAGCGCCAAACTCATGATTTCCTGCACATTACttatgctgtgttccatttacctcggaggtcaGAAGTCAGAGCTGGGATTGACGTCACACACCAGTTAACCGTGTGTcagtcggaaagccatttagcaatacctgggacctgtttcaaaaagcaagatttcttgcttagctggataacttgtcagaatTAGCTCAGACTaacttaaatctgacaagttattcAGCTAAGTGAGAAATCATGTTTTCTGAAATGGGCTGCAGTTCTAGCCTGGATAATTGTTAGCTGTTGTTAGCAATATCATTGACTGTGTTTTGCACATATAAATaccatagcaacacgtccacagatagcgACTGGATAGTACAGTGTGtgtgaccgatttaatgagccagaaaTACGACACAAGTGCTAATAAACTGTATAACACCACAGCTgtaacttctgttgataaagggtgcagccatctttaATTCTGAGCTAGGGGTTGTGCCGATTCCTCCCAGTTCATGAGTGGGAATCCCGACTTTAGGGGCCGTTTCCAATTTCCGAGCACCCTTCCCTTAGCATTTGCTTGTTACTGCCTTGGATAGCACCCTATGACTCTGCACAGAATGCATAGCTGGAAGATTCAatccaatttatttttatatagcgtcTTTCACAACGGAGCTGCCCCGAGGTTCTTGACAAGAATTTGTAGAAATCCATTACTATGTCATTTACACTAAATGGTGCATGAAACTGGGAAAGAGAAAGAGGGGAACAAAGAAAGCCAGAAGGCAAtcgaggagaggaaccaaacgCTCTCGGgtggggagagaaaaaaactcTGGGGGTCTGAGGTCgactggctgcccaaccccccccccccgcatgtaAGGAAGATGGATAGAAGATCAGAAATAATATGTTTTCTTCATATGAAAATGTAATGCTAGGCTATGTTCATGAATTTATCTCACTGCGACTGGTCTGTAAGTGGTTCTGAGCCTCATGATACACCAACTCTATTTCCTCCCACTATGGGGTTTCCCTCACCTCTGTTCTAACACCGTGTTTGGAGTTGAACGCATCAGAGAGGGAATTGAACTAAAATGTCCTCGATGTTTCCTGTTAACCTTTAGCTTCTGCTGGAAACAGAGGCAGAAGGCGGGTCTCTGGTGAGCTGCAGCGAAAGGCACGTGCTCTGGTCGacgtgcccccacccccacggaAAATGCCGGGTCATCTCTGCAGGATCTCCACCTGCTGTACTCCTGAGGCTAACTGCTACACGCCACTCAGTCACCTTCTGCAACGTCCCCCTCTGTGTCTGATGGAGGTCATGCTTACAGCGGAGCGGGGTACCCGGAATCTTCTCTCACCATCCCATTCAAGTGCAAATACTGTGAGAATTTCTGCAGTGTTGAGTACTCTAGTTAATGTCCTTAGCTTGTGTAGCAGCTATATAATTAGAATCGGCTTCATTCACCAAGTACATTACCGTTTATATGGAAATTTGTCTTGGTGTAATTCGTGATGCTCAGTATAACAGCATAAATGTTCATTTTTTGGATTATGCAAAAATATGCACAAACTACGCATGCTTAATACACAAGTACCCAGAAGTGCCATGTGAGTAAGAGAGGCTGGAGGGATTGGTTGGCTACATAGGGGGTGTCGTCATGGTGACATGGTCAACAGCCCCGGGAAAGTTACTGTGTAAAAAACGAGCGGTTCTCGTTGTAACAGACTGTTTGAATTTTCTGGAAGCAAGGGGGACGAGTCAGAGTCAATCCTGCCAATGTGCTACCGTATCCTGCAGCTGAGCTGGTTTTCAACAGAGATTGCAGCTCTGAAGATCGTTCCTGGAGTGGACAGACGTGCTGTGAAACTAGACAGTGATGGAGGATGCGAAGTTTCAGACTTTATAGAATTTTAACAAAATAGACTGGGTGACATTGGCTTGCTTGGGTGGTGCAGACAATGCAGCGTTGCAGGATTTGCATCGTAATGGGTGCTGTTGTAGCCATAATATGGATTGATGATTTCAATGGAACAACGTGAGCAATAATGCGGGTTTTGTTATATTTAAAAGTACAATGCAGTGAACGTATACAATATATGTATCATGGATAATATACTATTTAACTTTAACTGCTTTTGTTTTGTATAAGTTGCAATGAATTATCATATGTCATTGACCACtacattattattttcttttgttaccTCATGGACGTAATTTGAAGtatgttttgtaaatattttttgtttgcgCTATTTAAGAATTTATTAAGTCATGAGCTACCGAAAGCGCGTTAAACTGCTGATTTATCTGGCCACCGCATTAGCAGTGGCTGAAAAGCAGATATCATTTCCAACACGAGTGTGGTGGAGATGGAGCTCCTTCAGCGTTTGAAGGCCTTAACCAAACAGACAGCTGCGTGATTGAATTCTGGAGGAGGGGTATGGGGGTATTTGTAGGTATTTGTGGAAGTCCGTAATCATTTCCGCTGTTTCGATGAATTTTGCTGAAGGTTGCCCCCAAGGTCCTTGTCTGCTTTGCACGTGTCGTCTCATTACCATGTCTGATAAGGTCCAGAGGGCAGTTTCACACTGACAGATGGGTCTCTGGGGGTGTATTCATTAGTGTACTGCTTAAAGCTGGAGAGAGAAGACAGCTGCTAATGAAGCGGCGGTCTGATAGGTGGGATCCCACGAGCTTATAAATCTATTGACAGATGGCACAAGTGATGTTTAACTAGAGCAGTTCACAGAGCTGAAATCCACAAGTGTGATTCCAGCATGCTTGGGATGCCCAGGTGACTTAGAAAGTCCATGTTAGAGATATTGTTAGCCCTTTATGCTAATTGTAATGCATCAAGGGAAGGGGTCTGACTAATTTACAAGTAGGAGAAAAGAAGTTTGCAAAAGTTTTCATTGTAACAAATGTAAGCACTGTGGGTCTGTAGTCATTGAGGTCACTTTTAGGGACGTCATTTTAAAGGTGTATCAC
The nucleotide sequence above comes from Paramormyrops kingsleyae isolate MSU_618 chromosome 3, PKINGS_0.4, whole genome shotgun sequence. Encoded proteins:
- the LOC111843165 gene encoding small integral membrane protein 30, which codes for MASFSGICGGFLALALLLLSSIPGAEALDAGDALAILLGMAITVVGFCACLGWYARSRSGGL